A genomic region of Paenibacillus sp. PL2-23 contains the following coding sequences:
- a CDS encoding alpha-amylase family glycosyl hydrolase: MGKWMFHALLVTLLCALLTGCASNDSGSGGDAVNELEDSEGMPAIPASFQVDEQPSRVFYEIFVRAFYDTNGDGIGDLNGVTEKLDYLKELGVGGIWLMPINASPSYHGYDVTDYYAIHPEYGTLEDLKRLLDEAHKRDIQVIMDLVVNHSSSEHPWFKDALANPDSPYRSWYTIKSAQEQLQSDGAVDGNPWHSFGNLRYLGIFWGGMPDLNFEEPAVRAEMIKIGQYWLEQGLDGFRLDAAKHIFGDFKSTVSSPEVQAANKAWWQEFRKGMTEVKPDVYLIGEVWDSLAIIAPYFDNALDSAFHFDLAGKLLGAAGSESDPDLAFSLSRAYGAYERTSGGSFVDAPFLSNHDQNRVMSVLGGNADHARMAAALLLTLPGSPYLYYGEEIGMKGMKPDEFIREPMLWYSDEKGGAGQTTWISSKHNKEAGAASVEAQLGKGGSLLEHYRELISWRNEEPALRDGTIGELELEPRNMKLSAFVRVTQSERLLVVHNLSGQEQSAELTVSDAYGAFTKLARATNKDAKLEGSKLTLPPYSTAVLK; the protein is encoded by the coding sequence ATGGGGAAATGGATGTTTCATGCTTTGCTGGTTACACTGCTGTGCGCGCTGTTGACGGGCTGCGCTTCCAATGACAGCGGCAGCGGGGGGGATGCGGTCAATGAGCTGGAAGACAGTGAGGGTATGCCCGCCATTCCTGCATCGTTCCAGGTTGACGAGCAGCCGTCGCGGGTGTTCTACGAAATATTTGTCCGTGCCTTCTATGATACAAATGGGGATGGCATCGGCGATCTGAATGGCGTCACGGAAAAGCTGGATTACTTGAAGGAGCTTGGCGTGGGCGGCATTTGGCTGATGCCGATTAACGCTTCACCAAGCTATCATGGCTACGATGTGACGGATTATTACGCGATTCATCCGGAGTACGGCACGCTGGAGGATCTCAAGCGGCTGCTGGACGAAGCGCACAAGCGCGATATCCAAGTTATTATGGATCTTGTGGTGAACCATTCCAGCAGCGAGCATCCTTGGTTCAAGGACGCCTTGGCCAATCCGGACAGTCCATATCGGAGCTGGTATACCATCAAATCCGCCCAGGAGCAGCTGCAGTCAGACGGAGCGGTAGACGGCAATCCATGGCACAGCTTCGGGAATCTTCGTTACCTGGGCATTTTCTGGGGCGGCATGCCGGATCTCAACTTCGAGGAGCCTGCTGTGCGCGCGGAAATGATCAAGATCGGCCAATATTGGCTGGAGCAGGGCTTGGATGGCTTCCGCCTGGATGCAGCGAAGCACATATTCGGCGATTTTAAATCGACGGTGAGCTCTCCGGAGGTGCAGGCTGCGAACAAGGCCTGGTGGCAGGAGTTCCGCAAGGGGATGACAGAAGTGAAGCCGGATGTCTATTTGATCGGCGAGGTGTGGGATTCGCTTGCGATAATCGCGCCTTACTTCGACAACGCGCTTGATTCCGCGTTTCACTTCGATCTGGCAGGCAAGCTGTTAGGCGCTGCGGGAAGCGAAAGCGATCCGGATCTTGCCTTTTCACTCAGCAGAGCCTACGGGGCTTACGAGCGCACGTCAGGAGGCAGCTTCGTGGATGCGCCGTTCCTCAGCAATCATGATCAGAATCGTGTGATGAGCGTGCTTGGAGGCAATGCCGATCACGCGAGGATGGCAGCGGCTCTGCTGCTTACGCTGCCCGGCTCGCCGTATTTGTATTACGGTGAGGAGATCGGTATGAAGGGCATGAAGCCGGATGAATTCATTCGTGAGCCGATGCTGTGGTACAGCGATGAGAAGGGTGGAGCAGGGCAGACGACCTGGATATCGTCCAAGCATAACAAAGAAGCCGGCGCTGCGTCGGTGGAGGCGCAGCTTGGCAAGGGGGGCTCGCTGCTTGAGCACTATCGCGAGCTGATTAGCTGGAGAAATGAGGAGCCGGCGCTGCGGGACGGCACGATTGGCGAATTGGAGCTGGAGCCGCGAAATATGAAGCTGAGCGCGTTCGTTCGCGTCACGCAATCGGAGCGCTTGCTGGTCGTGCATAATCTGTCTGGACAAGAGCAGAGTGCCGAGCTGACCGTATCGGATGCTTATGGAGCGTTCACGAAGCTGGCTCGCGCCACGAATAAGGACGCCAAGCTGGAAGGCAGCAAGCTGACACTGCCGCCTTATTCCACAGCTGTGCTGAAATAG
- a CDS encoding MFS transporter: MGSLPPSGEPRPAPLSIWRNRAFVMVFASYSASNLGNTFHSIALNLWVLQTTGSAKLMSMVLITHLVSSLLFGSIAGTLADRIDRRRLMWISDLARFVLVGLIALGMVVPGIPFYAILLLTALVSVIGTFRTPAFQASLIEIVGKSGVTPAVAAMTVSDNLTRIGGFAAGGIAIAAFGGAIAVAIDALTFLLSAILLLLAGRFPYREQGASSGSRPTFRADFVEGFQAVWRNGFIRSIVLSLPLVNFFFLSTFMLIQVLAVQVWQASPLVFGLLEACIPLGYVLGSVAIMKWNDRLRYRGRWILGSVLLIGPCFMAISLMTSAPPALPIVLLVGLLFSFSTTIISIALRVGIAPELQGRVFGVVGMLTSVAPPIGLAAFSALSDAFGPALIIGWSGAAMLAAGLLAIVLMKQLRAFH; the protein is encoded by the coding sequence ATGGGTTCCCTCCCGCCTTCAGGAGAACCCCGTCCTGCGCCACTCTCCATCTGGCGCAATCGGGCGTTCGTGATGGTATTCGCCAGCTACTCCGCCAGCAATCTAGGCAATACGTTCCACAGCATCGCCCTTAACCTGTGGGTGCTCCAAACGACGGGCAGCGCCAAGCTCATGTCGATGGTCTTAATTACCCACCTCGTCTCCAGTCTGCTGTTTGGCTCCATCGCCGGAACGTTAGCCGATCGAATCGACCGGCGCAGACTCATGTGGATAAGCGATCTGGCGCGCTTCGTCCTGGTCGGGCTTATCGCGCTTGGCATGGTCGTCCCGGGCATTCCGTTTTACGCGATCTTGCTGCTTACGGCGCTTGTCTCAGTAATCGGGACATTCCGTACGCCAGCCTTCCAGGCATCGCTCATCGAGATCGTTGGCAAGTCTGGTGTGACTCCTGCAGTGGCAGCGATGACGGTGTCCGATAATTTGACGCGAATCGGCGGCTTTGCTGCGGGCGGAATTGCCATCGCGGCATTCGGAGGAGCCATTGCGGTGGCGATCGACGCATTGACGTTCCTGCTGTCTGCTATACTTCTGCTGCTGGCTGGCCGATTCCCTTATAGAGAGCAGGGCGCCTCATCGGGCAGCCGTCCAACGTTTCGCGCTGATTTCGTGGAAGGGTTCCAAGCGGTATGGCGCAATGGCTTTATTCGCAGCATTGTGCTATCCTTGCCGCTGGTCAACTTCTTCTTCCTATCCACGTTCATGCTGATTCAGGTGCTGGCTGTGCAAGTATGGCAGGCATCGCCATTAGTATTCGGACTGCTGGAGGCTTGTATTCCGCTCGGTTACGTTTTGGGCTCTGTCGCCATTATGAAATGGAATGATAGGCTGCGTTACAGGGGAAGATGGATTCTTGGCAGCGTCTTGCTCATTGGACCCTGCTTCATGGCCATCTCGCTTATGACCTCTGCCCCTCCGGCGCTGCCTATCGTCCTTCTTGTCGGCTTGCTGTTTTCCTTCAGCACCACAATTATCTCCATTGCGTTGCGTGTCGGCATTGCACCCGAGCTTCAGGGACGCGTCTTCGGAGTCGTCGGGATGCTGACCAGCGTCGCTCCGCCGATTGGTCTCGCCGCATTCTCGGCGTTATCGGACGCATTTGGTCCGGCGCTTATTATCGGGTGGAGCGGTGCCGCCATGCTGGCTGCCGGCTTGCTCGCGATTGTGCTCATGAAGCAGCTTCGAGCCTTTCATTAG
- a CDS encoding glycoside hydrolase family 13 protein codes for MLLEAIYHRPKQNWAYAYDGQTLHLRVRTKRGDAKLVEVIAGDKYAWEQTVVSVPMRLLSSDELYDYWETSVQPPFRRLRYAFRFLGAASGETVVFTEKGFMNELPDNPHSSFFDFPFLNPVDVFEPPAWVKDAVFYQIFPERFANGDPSLDPEGVEAWGGKPTPSNFFGGDLQGVIDHLDHISELGINAIYFTPLFEATTNHKYDTQDYMKVDPQFGTNEKLKELVDECHKRGIRVLLDAVFNHSGRTFAPFVDAQQNGQDSRYADWFYVREWPLQVIDGVPTYETFAFEPLMPKLNTEHPEVKDYLFEVARYWIQEIGIDGWRLDVANEVDHQFWREFRQIVKAVNPEAYILGEIWHDSMMWLQGDQFDAVMNYPFTNAVLDFFAYSSIDAASFARAIGTQLAAYPRQVTEAAFNLLDSHDTPRLLTLCGDEVQKLKLAVLFQLTYPGTPCIYYGDEVGLNGGGDPDCRKCMVWEPEGQNHELLRFYKDTIALRHRHEALRSTDMTFLHAGSNDGLLVYERRTGSERLLIAINAHGHETFLSFLVPASNEVEESWRYSIPFRGFAQTADAAGMKEDAVHERHGIAPPPAQTVLPYETSGAASWKVLHTNTSAHEVDQTMDADSDGRLQLQMDAYSYIVLMQTHDRASQV; via the coding sequence ATGCTGCTGGAAGCTATCTATCATCGCCCGAAACAAAACTGGGCATATGCCTACGACGGGCAAACGCTGCACCTGAGGGTGCGGACCAAACGAGGCGACGCCAAGCTGGTTGAAGTCATTGCCGGAGATAAGTATGCATGGGAGCAAACCGTCGTATCCGTCCCTATGCGCCTCCTGAGCTCCGACGAGCTGTACGATTATTGGGAGACGTCCGTGCAGCCGCCATTCCGCCGCCTGCGCTACGCGTTCCGCTTTCTGGGCGCAGCATCCGGCGAGACGGTTGTTTTTACCGAGAAGGGGTTCATGAACGAGCTGCCCGACAATCCACATTCGTCGTTCTTCGATTTCCCGTTCCTGAATCCCGTTGATGTGTTCGAGCCGCCTGCCTGGGTGAAGGACGCTGTCTTCTATCAAATATTCCCTGAGCGCTTCGCGAACGGCGACCCATCGCTTGATCCTGAAGGAGTAGAAGCTTGGGGCGGCAAGCCCACGCCGAGCAATTTTTTTGGCGGCGACCTGCAAGGGGTTATCGATCATCTGGATCATATCTCGGAGCTGGGCATTAACGCTATCTACTTCACACCGCTGTTCGAAGCGACCACCAATCACAAATATGATACGCAGGACTATATGAAGGTTGATCCGCAGTTCGGCACAAACGAGAAGTTGAAGGAGCTTGTCGACGAGTGCCATAAGCGTGGCATTCGTGTCTTGCTTGACGCCGTCTTCAATCATTCCGGCCGCACATTCGCTCCCTTCGTGGATGCCCAGCAGAACGGCCAGGACTCCAGGTATGCGGATTGGTTCTACGTCAGAGAATGGCCGCTGCAGGTCATCGACGGTGTTCCAACCTACGAGACCTTTGCGTTCGAGCCGCTTATGCCGAAGCTGAATACCGAGCATCCGGAGGTTAAGGATTATTTGTTCGAGGTGGCACGCTATTGGATCCAGGAGATTGGCATCGACGGCTGGCGCCTGGATGTCGCCAACGAGGTGGATCATCAGTTCTGGAGAGAGTTCCGCCAGATCGTGAAGGCTGTTAATCCGGAAGCCTATATTCTAGGCGAAATCTGGCATGATTCCATGATGTGGCTGCAGGGCGACCAGTTCGACGCTGTTATGAACTATCCCTTCACGAACGCGGTGCTCGACTTCTTCGCTTACAGCTCTATCGATGCCGCTTCATTCGCGCGGGCAATCGGCACACAGCTTGCCGCTTATCCCCGTCAAGTGACGGAAGCAGCCTTCAATCTGCTGGACAGCCACGATACCCCGCGTCTGCTTACGCTCTGCGGAGATGAGGTTCAGAAGCTGAAGCTGGCCGTGCTGTTCCAGCTCACCTATCCGGGAACGCCTTGCATCTATTACGGCGACGAGGTCGGCCTGAACGGCGGAGGAGATCCCGATTGCCGCAAATGTATGGTATGGGAGCCGGAGGGGCAGAATCACGAGCTGCTTCGCTTCTATAAGGACACGATTGCTCTGCGCCACAGACATGAAGCGCTGCGAAGCACCGATATGACGTTCCTCCATGCCGGCAGCAACGACGGCTTGCTTGTCTATGAGCGCCGCACAGGCTCGGAGCGCCTATTGATCGCGATTAACGCTCATGGCCATGAGACATTCCTGAGCTTCCTCGTTCCGGCGTCGAACGAGGTAGAGGAGTCATGGCGGTATAGCATCCCGTTCCGCGGTTTCGCTCAGACTGCCGATGCAGCCGGGATGAAGGAGGACGCTGTTCATGAACGGCACGGCATTGCTCCTCCCCCTGCCCAGACCGTCCTGCCATACGAGACGTCTGGAGCAGCCTCGTGGAAGGTGCTTCATACCAACACTTCAGCGCATGAGGTGGACCAGACGATGGACGCGGACAGCGACGGCCGACTGCAACTGCAGATGGATGCCTACAGCTACATTGTGCTGATGCAGACGCATGATCGAGCTAGTCAAGTCTAG
- the trxB gene encoding thioredoxin-disulfide reductase has translation MHKTIIIGTGPAGLTAAIYLARANMEPLVVEGWQPGGQLTTTTEVENFPGFPDGILGSELMDNMRKQAQRFGATFKTGSVRSVDLSKRPFTLEVEGLGQLQAESVIISTGASAKYLGIPGEQDNIGRGVSTCATCDGFFFRGKKIIVIGGGDSAMEEASFLTRFASEVRVVNRRDELRASKIMQDRAKQNEKILWSLNRTPLEVVASPDGMGLQGLRVRDNATGEEELLEADGVFVAIGHTPNTGFLGGQVTTDEQGYIVVQPGTSQTNIPGVFACGDVQDKSYRQAITAAGSGCMAALDCERFLEAEVHSAVHA, from the coding sequence ATGCACAAGACGATTATTATAGGCACAGGACCTGCCGGACTAACCGCAGCCATCTATCTGGCCCGCGCCAACATGGAGCCGCTTGTTGTGGAAGGCTGGCAGCCAGGCGGCCAGCTCACCACTACAACAGAGGTGGAGAATTTCCCCGGCTTCCCGGACGGCATTCTGGGCAGCGAGCTGATGGACAACATGCGCAAGCAGGCGCAGCGATTCGGCGCGACGTTCAAGACCGGCTCGGTTCGCAGTGTTGATCTCAGCAAACGTCCCTTCACGCTGGAGGTCGAGGGACTTGGGCAGCTGCAAGCGGAGTCGGTCATTATCTCCACTGGCGCATCTGCTAAGTACCTCGGCATTCCGGGGGAGCAGGACAACATCGGACGCGGAGTCAGCACCTGCGCAACCTGCGACGGATTTTTTTTCCGGGGCAAAAAAATTATTGTCATCGGCGGCGGAGACTCCGCTATGGAGGAAGCATCGTTCCTCACGCGCTTCGCTTCAGAGGTGCGCGTCGTGAACCGCAGGGACGAGCTTCGCGCTTCAAAAATTATGCAGGACCGCGCCAAGCAGAACGAAAAAATTCTCTGGAGCCTGAACCGCACGCCTCTTGAGGTCGTAGCTTCCCCAGACGGCATGGGGCTGCAGGGCTTGCGCGTCCGCGACAACGCAACGGGAGAGGAGGAGCTGCTGGAGGCGGACGGCGTATTCGTAGCAATCGGGCATACGCCGAACACCGGATTCCTTGGCGGCCAAGTGACCACGGATGAGCAAGGCTACATTGTTGTGCAGCCAGGCACCTCCCAGACGAACATCCCGGGCGTCTTCGCTTGCGGCGACGTACAGGACAAAAGCTATCGCCAAGCGATCACGGCTGCCGGCAGCGGCTGCATGGCCGCTCTGGACTGCGAGCGGTTTCTTGAAGCGGAGGTCCACTCCGCGGTTCACGCGTAA
- the galU gene encoding UTP--glucose-1-phosphate uridylyltransferase GalU, giving the protein MNKKIRKAVIPAGGMGTRFLPATKAQPKEMLPLIDKPAIQYIVEEAVQSGIDSIVIISGRHKRAIEDHFDKSYELEAELEARNNETMLSIVREISQLADIYYVRQKEPLGLGHAVLCARRFIANEPFAVLLGDDILTSNPPCLKQMIDVYEETDSSVVAVMEVPWDQTHKYGIVDIEPGKRVAPVRDIVEKPAPGQAPSNYAVVGRYVLDPSIFGLLEAAKPGKAGEIQLTDSLQELNRMASLTAMRFDGRRHDVGDKLGFVQATIDFALNRDDLSEDVRSYMLERLGLQQKA; this is encoded by the coding sequence ATGAACAAAAAAATTCGGAAGGCCGTCATACCGGCTGGAGGCATGGGAACAAGGTTTCTTCCCGCGACAAAAGCGCAGCCGAAGGAGATGCTTCCGCTGATCGATAAGCCCGCGATCCAGTACATTGTTGAAGAAGCCGTACAGTCGGGAATCGACAGTATCGTCATCATAAGCGGTCGGCATAAGAGGGCGATCGAGGATCATTTTGACAAATCCTATGAGCTGGAGGCTGAGCTGGAAGCCCGCAATAATGAAACCATGCTCTCGATCGTCAGGGAAATTTCGCAGCTTGCGGATATTTATTACGTCAGGCAGAAGGAGCCGCTTGGGTTGGGGCATGCGGTGCTATGCGCCCGCCGATTCATTGCCAACGAGCCGTTCGCTGTACTGCTTGGAGATGATATATTGACGTCTAATCCGCCCTGCCTGAAGCAGATGATTGATGTGTACGAGGAGACGGACTCCTCTGTTGTTGCTGTGATGGAGGTGCCGTGGGATCAGACGCACAAATACGGCATTGTGGATATTGAGCCGGGCAAGCGGGTAGCGCCGGTCCGGGATATCGTGGAGAAGCCGGCTCCGGGGCAAGCGCCGTCCAATTACGCGGTGGTAGGGCGTTATGTCCTGGACCCGTCCATATTCGGGCTGCTGGAGGCGGCGAAGCCTGGCAAGGCGGGAGAAATTCAATTGACAGACAGCTTGCAGGAGCTCAATCGCATGGCTTCGCTAACCGCTATGCGCTTTGATGGCCGGAGGCATGATGTTGGCGACAAGCTGGGCTTCGTGCAAGCGACGATCGACTTTGCCCTGAATCGGGATGACCTGTCCGAGGATGTGCGGAGCTATATGCTGGAGCGGCTTGGCTTGCAGCAGAAGGCGTAG
- a CDS encoding FxLYD domain-containing protein produces MYCPHCVRSYAIEAKYCSQCGRRLHALHVIEHGMDSVANAEGAAAIEFTHKTAYYPSSIERTQADGGRGDAMRWPLPLVWSGLLIAVTTSLYLYYNHENAVNETVLRLQSEAKTAALSGDYDKALELLADASEARPDYEALAADMGIIRHVEQLKRMTEEVEVSLSTGMTRDAEKSIRSLESQIGGHKEPIYDKLKIRLDELSMNLTLQKLTLELETLTTIRQHGEMLNLVGGLIGEEAETLKEQIIARLRELTTGEVDVLLNKRNYTGAEAVVQKSLGWLQEDEALLALEKRVASERAGYEKLEQQRIEQAMQRAAEEDLINQTAAVEVVRMEHTLDEFGDLSIRGVLRNAATRPIYSVAVEFTVHALNGNVLGKGTAQAAPGYIEPGEEMTFNTTVYGANTDECTIVVDHATWYLD; encoded by the coding sequence GTGTATTGCCCTCATTGCGTCAGAAGCTATGCGATTGAAGCCAAATATTGCAGTCAATGCGGCAGAAGGCTGCATGCCCTTCACGTGATCGAGCACGGCATGGATTCCGTCGCGAACGCCGAAGGAGCGGCTGCGATTGAGTTTACACACAAGACGGCTTATTATCCGTCTTCTATCGAGCGCACTCAAGCGGATGGGGGGCGAGGCGACGCTATGCGATGGCCGCTGCCTCTTGTTTGGTCAGGGCTGCTCATCGCCGTTACGACCTCCCTCTATCTTTACTATAATCACGAGAATGCCGTCAATGAAACGGTGCTTCGGCTGCAGTCAGAGGCGAAGACGGCCGCGCTGTCCGGTGATTACGATAAAGCGCTGGAGCTGCTCGCGGACGCAAGTGAAGCAAGACCAGACTATGAGGCGCTTGCTGCAGATATGGGAATCATTCGGCATGTCGAGCAGCTGAAGCGCATGACGGAGGAGGTGGAGGTTAGCCTCTCTACCGGCATGACACGCGATGCGGAGAAGAGCATCCGAAGTCTGGAGTCCCAGATCGGGGGCCACAAGGAGCCGATCTATGACAAGCTGAAGATTCGATTGGACGAATTGAGCATGAACCTAACGCTGCAGAAGCTGACGCTGGAGCTGGAGACGTTAACGACGATAAGGCAGCATGGAGAGATGCTGAATCTAGTTGGCGGATTAATCGGTGAAGAGGCGGAGACGCTCAAGGAGCAAATTATAGCTCGTTTGCGCGAGCTGACCACAGGAGAGGTCGACGTCCTGCTGAACAAACGAAACTATACGGGCGCCGAGGCGGTTGTTCAGAAGTCGCTGGGCTGGCTGCAGGAGGACGAAGCGCTGCTTGCCCTGGAGAAGCGAGTAGCCAGCGAGCGCGCGGGCTATGAGAAGCTGGAGCAGCAGCGCATTGAGCAGGCGATGCAGCGGGCGGCTGAAGAGGACTTGATTAATCAGACCGCGGCGGTGGAGGTTGTTCGCATGGAGCACACGCTCGATGAATTCGGCGACCTGAGCATTCGGGGAGTGCTCCGCAATGCCGCTACGCGGCCCATCTATTCGGTGGCGGTGGAGTTTACCGTTCATGCCCTTAACGGGAATGTGCTGGGCAAAGGCACGGCGCAAGCTGCGCCAGGCTACATCGAGCCTGGAGAAGAGATGACCTTCAACACCACGGTATATGGCGCGAATACGGATGAATGTACCATTGTTGTGGATCATGCGACTTGGTACCTGGATTAA
- a CDS encoding trypsin-like peptidase domain-containing protein, whose amino-acid sequence MRNRIWAGVLGSILILGAGAGVGYAIKTEMPKQLNGAPLLAVGEVKKSLKDIIFETQKLVVMIETDTGSQGSGFLYNNSGDLLTNAHVVSGVRHVRVKTSDARVLEGEVIGISTDTDIAVVRVKELAGVEPLPIARYEKAEVGDDVLAVGSPLGFQNTITTGIISGTDRSFQIEPYSYNGLYQISAPIAPGNSGGPLVDLATGAVLGINSAGLEEGLIGFSIPISNVIVIVEGWSRQPMTMLPNLSLTEGTNVLDEDDSLEQLAEYLVNHFYDSINSRDYVYAYSLLGGDWKESTSYVKFREGYLTTRNVVIDDIHVAVSGEEATATAVLSVDERRNSENVLSKYQVTYKVGYENDQLKLLTGKGKAIKK is encoded by the coding sequence ATGAGAAATCGAATATGGGCGGGAGTTCTGGGTTCCATTCTCATCCTGGGCGCCGGAGCGGGTGTGGGATATGCCATTAAGACGGAGATGCCCAAGCAATTGAATGGAGCTCCCCTGCTTGCCGTTGGCGAAGTGAAAAAATCACTAAAGGATATTATATTTGAGACGCAGAAGCTCGTGGTGATGATTGAGACAGACACCGGCTCGCAAGGCTCCGGATTTCTCTATAATAACAGCGGCGATCTGCTGACCAATGCTCATGTTGTCTCCGGTGTGCGGCATGTCAGGGTGAAAACCTCTGACGCGCGTGTGCTGGAAGGCGAGGTAATCGGCATCAGCACGGATACGGATATCGCGGTCGTGAGGGTCAAGGAGCTGGCAGGCGTTGAGCCTCTGCCTATTGCCCGCTACGAGAAAGCGGAGGTTGGGGATGACGTGCTGGCGGTGGGCAGTCCGCTCGGGTTCCAGAATACCATCACAACCGGCATCATTAGCGGCACGGATCGAAGCTTCCAGATTGAGCCCTACAGCTACAATGGGTTATATCAAATATCAGCGCCGATTGCGCCAGGCAACAGCGGCGGTCCGCTAGTGGATCTAGCTACGGGGGCGGTTCTGGGCATTAACTCCGCAGGTCTGGAGGAAGGGTTAATCGGCTTCAGCATTCCGATATCGAACGTCATTGTCATAGTGGAGGGCTGGTCCAGACAGCCAATGACGATGCTTCCCAATCTGTCATTGACGGAGGGCACCAACGTGCTTGATGAGGATGATTCCCTGGAGCAGCTGGCGGAATACCTGGTCAACCATTTCTATGACAGCATCAATAGCCGAGATTATGTCTATGCCTACTCGCTGCTTGGAGGCGATTGGAAGGAGAGCACGAGCTACGTGAAGTTTCGGGAGGGGTATCTGACGACCCGGAACGTTGTGATCGATGACATACATGTAGCTGTAAGCGGGGAGGAAGCAACGGCAACGGCCGTGCTTTCCGTGGATGAGCGAAGGAACAGTGAAAATGTGTTGAGCAAATACCAGGTGACGTACAAGGTTGGCTACGAAAACGATCAGCTCAAGCTGCTCACCGGAAAAGGCAAAGCGATCAAAAAATAA
- a CDS encoding extracellular solute-binding protein — translation MYKKRAISLVMAAALTVALTACGSNGGNNNTGGNTGTNAPTGNASEGKKVTLTLQTIQTDKSTPQYQVEEEIVNNYMKEFPNVKIEWDRLDTEQQKVKLKTQAASGEVADITMVNPGAQLQPFADGKVLAPLNDMLDDAELKDTFLEGILDYYSFDGSLYALPYNMNLAGIFYNKELFEKAGVSEPATFEDLIASFPKFKEAGIAPMMLGGKDKWPLSFMFTNVLQRVNGGPKFLDEVVAGNKQFTDPVFVEALQKTKDLIDAGAYQDGAATYDNNTASQQFRDGKAAMYFMGTWEISAIDASEVVGGKVGFLPFPTVGGKGSAKDYVVAPGTAYALGANSDNLDEAKKFLKYLLINYPKVAFEKKAAVGLAQKVEGDFKAAGYSDLAIDALSRFNEVQGGDMNFDNVIEPATTQTHLTGLQSLLIKDVNIEELAAEHQKTWELNKK, via the coding sequence ATGTATAAAAAACGTGCAATCAGCCTTGTAATGGCTGCAGCGCTGACGGTAGCTCTAACAGCATGCGGCAGCAATGGAGGGAACAACAATACGGGCGGCAACACAGGAACCAATGCGCCAACCGGAAACGCCTCTGAAGGCAAAAAAGTGACATTGACACTCCAGACGATTCAAACCGACAAGTCGACTCCTCAATACCAGGTCGAGGAGGAAATCGTCAATAATTATATGAAGGAATTCCCGAACGTCAAGATTGAATGGGACCGTCTGGATACGGAGCAGCAGAAGGTGAAGCTGAAGACGCAAGCGGCCTCCGGCGAAGTGGCTGACATTACGATGGTGAACCCGGGCGCTCAGCTGCAGCCTTTTGCCGATGGCAAGGTGCTTGCGCCGTTGAATGACATGCTGGACGACGCGGAGCTGAAGGATACCTTCCTGGAAGGCATCCTGGACTATTATTCCTTTGATGGCAGCCTGTACGCACTGCCGTACAACATGAACCTTGCAGGCATCTTTTACAACAAGGAGCTGTTCGAGAAAGCCGGCGTGTCCGAGCCCGCTACATTCGAAGATCTGATCGCCTCTTTCCCTAAATTCAAAGAAGCAGGCATCGCACCGATGATGCTGGGCGGCAAGGACAAATGGCCTCTTTCCTTCATGTTCACTAACGTTCTGCAGCGTGTAAACGGCGGACCAAAATTTTTGGATGAGGTAGTGGCAGGCAATAAGCAATTTACGGATCCCGTATTTGTAGAAGCGCTGCAAAAAACAAAGGATCTGATCGATGCAGGCGCCTATCAAGACGGCGCTGCGACCTACGACAACAACACAGCCTCCCAGCAATTCCGCGATGGCAAGGCGGCTATGTACTTCATGGGCACGTGGGAAATTTCCGCAATCGACGCTTCCGAAGTTGTAGGCGGCAAAGTCGGCTTCCTGCCATTCCCTACAGTCGGCGGCAAAGGCAGCGCGAAGGACTATGTGGTAGCTCCAGGCACGGCTTACGCGCTTGGCGCAAACAGCGACAACCTGGATGAAGCTAAGAAGTTCCTGAAATATTTGCTGATCAACTATCCGAAGGTGGCTTTCGAGAAAAAAGCGGCAGTTGGCTTGGCGCAGAAGGTCGAAGGCGACTTCAAGGCTGCCGGTTATTCTGATCTGGCTATCGATGCGCTGTCTCGATTCAACGAGGTGCAAGGCGGGGATATGAACTTTGACAACGTCATTGA